The Zea mays cultivar B73 chromosome 7, Zm-B73-REFERENCE-NAM-5.0, whole genome shotgun sequence DNA segment GTAACTAGTTGCAGTTAGTAATGCAGCAAATATGCTAATGCAATCTAGCAATAGCTACTCTCCCGTCGCTCAAAAATCATCATCAAACTCTCCTGGGATATTGGGCGCCTCCCCTTCTTCACCATCATTGCCAGCATTAGATTCATCTTCACAATCTGTGATTTCTGCATCATCatgtggaacatcttcttcatcttcatcttcCTCTTCAGTCTCTGACATATTTTGTGCAGCAACAGAATTTCTTCTTGAATACACATTATGGGCTCTTCTTGGTAAGTTTCGGCCACGAAGTGTTTGTGATGCTCCAATGGCGTTATCCACAAGGTCCCATGTAAGGTCACACTCACACCCACGCCCACCTTCAGGGACTATATGCAAAGAATCAGCCCACTCATTGTCCCAGTTGAAGTCCTCATGAACCAATGGATCAAAGTTTTTCCCCTTCTCCTGGCGTAGTTTTTGGAACCTAGCTTTCATCTTTCGGTTGTAGGAAATGAAGACAATAGAATTCAACCTCTTATGCAACAATCAGTTTCTTTTCTTTGTATGGATCTACAaaataagaaaagagaaaacacctGGTCATTTAATCCTGAAATATTAGTTACAGAAGTAGCCAAGTAGGTGGATGAGGACTTGAGGAGGCACACATAATAACTTACAAATTCAAAGGTACTCCAATTGTGTTCACAACCTGATGAACAAAGACTCACCAAACGTCTAGCAAATCTCTGTAACTCAATAGCACGGCCACCATACAAACGCCACCACTCAACTGCAATAACAACACAACAATTTAGCAAGCTACTAGCAACAACTAGTAAGTAGTAAACTAGTAATAGCCACAAACACTTACGTGGGGTCATAGTTTGTAGGTTATCTTTGGCCATATTATTTGAAAAAGCTGGTCCTCTAAGAAACTCGTAATCCATTGATTGATAATTGATCTTGTCTCTAGTTTCCTCATCATCTACCGTTCTTGCAAGCACATCAAGAAAGCAACCTCTTAGCTGACCGACAATAGCATCATCATCATTTCTTATGAGAGGATGCAACTTTCCTGGGTTCAAATACATTGCAGCCCCATACAATGGGTGATCCATTTGTTTCTCCCAACGCCGTTCAAttatagttatgattttcttgagTAAACTCTTCTTGCTTTGGACAACAAAGCTTTGATTGATCTTTTCCTTTGCACATTTCATCAATGCTTGGACCTCTAGCATAGCTGGCCAAAGCTAGCGCACAGGGGGATCGAGCGCCAAAATCCAGCGCCAATTTGGACCGGGGAACTAAGCCCAACAAACCCTAGGTTAGGCGTCGCCCAGACGCCTACTGCGCCTAGGCGGACGCCATGCTCAAGTTTACCTGGGCGGCGCGGACGCCTAGCAAAACCTGTCGCCTGGACACCTAGGCGACACCTTTTAAACAATGCTATCAGTACTACTAGGGCGAAAGCCTGAACCAATATAAACTCTATGTCCGAATCCTCAGattcaccattcggagtgagtccgcGCTAGCCTCCCCTCCCGAACACAAATTGTATTGTCCCTTGGTTTCTGGAACCACGACCAATATGTTATAGAACTTTGTGATCATATCTTCTTGCAACCCCCTATGCACCAGGACCTGATCTCTTTGTTTTTTATTTACTAATTAGTGGTTAAGAAGAAACAAATTTAATAATATCTCACACCCGTAGACCttgaccaccaccaccaccacttccACCCACCCACCCTTGACCCTAGGCAATATGCTCAAGTGTGTAGTTGCATTTTCCTTAAGAAATAGTAAGCACAATACCCATTACCTTCACAATGTGTTTTTTGAATCACGTATATCAATATGATCCTGTTTCTTTGATGTAATTTAATTCTGATTTAGCTTAAATTGGACAAATACCTACCACGAGCAAGGGCCAAGGGGTACTTTGCAAAGCATACCATGGGTATGGGAATTCAAAGCTATTATAAACCTTTTTTTAGATAATGCTAGTTATTTGAGAGAATTCTGGTCATCATCACATCTGAGCTCATGGAAATTTAGTTTGTCTCACTGCCGGTTCATTTGTAAATTTGTAGTTACTGTTCTTTAGATTTATGCAGAGGCTAAATGTAAACACAAACTTAATTGATATTTATAGGATGGTGAACAGCTGTATGGGATCTGTGAAGCAATTGATGAAGAAAAGGATCCAGAGTGCTTGATGCTTTCTTTTCATGTAGTGGAAGTTGTCATGAAGCTGTTTCCAGATCCATCTGGTTTGGCAGCACAGTTTGCAGGGGACGTTTTTGAGATTCTGAGCAAGTATTTTCCTGTCTACTTCACACACGTATGCTAATTGACCAGTTTGATTGTcaatccgttttctttgctctatTGTTCTGTTACTCAGTAGGTCTTGATCTTTCTTTCTCCAAAATGGGATCGTGATTATGTCTGTCATTTATGTATGCAGGGAGTGGGTAATGGTTTGGACACTACACGGGAAGACCTCTCTAGAGCATTGATGGTATGAATGTGCTATTTCACTTGATTTATTTATGCTTTCAAGTTTCGATTTCCTTTTTTATGATTCCAACTAAAGATATGCTTAACATTACTGAACTCTCTGTAATGGAGGAGTTGTAATTTTCTGTTACTAGATACTTGCCATGTTTGTTGGTGAGGAAGGCTTGCTGTTAGTGCATCTTCTTGGCTAACAGTATGTTTGAATACTTGCAGCACGCTTTTTGTTCAACCCAATATTTTGAGCCTTTTGTCATCCCTTTGCTTCTTGACAAACTTTCTTCCTCTCTTCCATTGGCAAAGGTAAGCAGCTCCACTTTCTGCATTGCTCTACTATAGTGAATGCCCTCAGTAATCTCGTAGTGCTGATCTTTTATTGTCAGATTGATTCCTTAAAATATTTGGACAAATGCATTCGCTTCTATGGAGCTGATAGAATGGTTAGACATGCATCAGCTGTTTGGTACAAGTTGAAAGAAGTGATTTTTAACCTTTCTTCAGATCAATTATTAATATCAGAGGCTCTGAATTGTTTGAAGACTGCTATTATGTATACTGATTCTTCTGATAAAGATCTTTTCATTAATTTGATCTTGTTGGATGAGGATATTGTGAACAAGATCCACTCTGTATCAAGCGTGGAAAAGACCATATTGAGTTCATTAGAGGACCTGGCCCAACTGCATGCACTTGGAAGTGTTATTTCTATCCTTGCTGAATCGTCTACATATTTCTGTACTAGAGTTCTTCAAGAGCACTTTGCACACTTGGTAGATATTGTGGGAACCAAAGCTGACTATGAATCCTGGCAGTTGAATAATTGTAATGGATCATCTTCTGCTCCTGTCAACTATGGAGCACTCTATTTATCTGTTCAATTGCTTTCATCCTGTAGAGAAGTGGCTTTGGTATCTTATGAAGATTTTTCTTCTGTTAAATTAGCAAAGGGTTCCTGGTGGCTTATCTTGCAGAAAAAGCTGGAGCAGTTAATCCATCTCCTTCGATCCATTTTTGCTATAGCTTCTCAATCTATGCAGCCAAATTTCAGACAAGAATATGTCTCTTGTGCTGGTAAGTTAACATCTTATGGACCTGATTGGTGTCGTCACATTTGTCTACACTACATTTATGCGCATGTGTGATCCCTTCATATAACTCCATGTTGCCAAAGTTACAAATTCACAAATACTAAATGCACATGGTGTCAACTCTTTTCCACTTTACCTATTTTGTGTTAGTGTCTGTATTTATTGCATTCTGAATTAAGTTATACATTCTAATTTATGGTTATAAATGGTTTGCAGTGAAGGGCTTGCTAACACTAGCAACATTCCCGGAACAATGCTCGCCTCTGCCAGCAAATGCTTATGAGGATATTCTGCTTATGTTCACGTCAATAATTATAAATAAGTTTGAAAATTTAGATCTGTGGAGATTGTCATTGAAAGCATTGGCTAGCATTGGTTCATCTATTGCCAAGTTCCATGCTTCTGAAAGGGAAGTAGTTTACTACAGAACGGTTGTTGACAAGATTGTTTCTTTGGCTGAATCTTATGATACTTCAATGCCTCTCGGTCTAAGACTTGAAGCAAGTTATGAAGTTGGAACTGCTGGGTTGAACTATATGTTAAGAGTTGCGAAATCACTTGAAGTCGCTGTTGTCACCAATATTTCTGAATCTGAGGTCTGCTCGCCATGTTGGCTTCTTGTTTTGTGCAACTTTTCATTCTTTATAAGCAACTGAACATACTTTTTATTGATGATGCAGGCTAATGGAAGAATGGAATGTGCTGACCATGTGGCCCATTTATTTGAGTGTTACTCTAACCGGGTCCTTCCATGGTATGACAACTTTGGTTTTTAGTATGTAATTCCGTGTCAAGAGAAGTTTACAGTCTAAAAACCTCTGCCTAGGATTGTGCAAACTTAATTGTTAAAATATGTTCTGGAAACTTGACCATTGAATAGCTATGGCTATCATGTTCTGTGGTAGACTTCTCAAACATGGACTAGTCGAACTAATTGCTATTCTTTTTGCCGTAATATATTTTGGTAAAGGCTAGTTTGACAACTCCATTTTTCCAAGGGATTCCCATTTTTCCtagggaaatgaactaatttcccttaggGCCCGTTTGTTTCCCTTGATTTTAAGGAATTGGAATCTAACTAATGGAGTAGtctattttttagaatgtgacattctatAACTTTCCAACATttatatataagcctatctcaaattcatggagtgagatatggaaattgattctatagatttacatgctacttttctaatgtacaacttatagcaaaCTCTTCTACTTGTTTTTTTATAGTATAAATGTAgtttataactatctctctcatatgatttaggataatatacaaataaatTACATATACAAATATAATAACTTAATTAGTTTGtgtctaaattattattattggaatggaattcaattccaaccaaacaaacggggccttaggaAAATGGAAATCCCTTAGGAAAATggggttgccaaactagccctaagtaaTCCATTCTCCCTGAGTAATATCCCCTTTATTGCAGGTTATTAGCTTCTGGTGGTGTCAATGAACTTGCATTGAGCTTTGCACTGCATCTATTGGATGAGACTGAGGATTTGACTGTGTTAGATAGAATCAGCTCACAGGTGAAGCTCTATTAAATCGAACATTTCTGTTAACCCAGTTATTAAGAGTACCTTGTGCTTATGGTGATACATCTTGCATGTAATGATGGCACACTAAATATTTCTTTTTCAGGGCCTCCTTGACTCACTAATGACTGGGATGAAGCTTTTAGTTGGAGTATGTACAGAGGAGCAACAATCACTTATTGTTCAGAAAGCACATAGCACAATATCTTCAATGCTCTCACTCCCAATGGAATTGATGACAGACCGTCTTTTGCCTGTAGATGAGTTAGTTCCTTTACATTCTGTTTCAGAAACAGCTCTCATCAGCATGTTTTCGTCGATTATAATAGGCCTTCGGCCTCAAACACCTGTACCAGATATGATGGTGATGATTAAACTCTTTACTGTCTTCCTACTAAATGGGAAAATGCCAGCTGCTTATGCATTAGCTTCTATTTTCAATAAATATCTACATAATCCAGAGTTTTCTCATGAGAATCAGATGGATAAAATACTTGATGATATTCTTGAGAGGTGTTTCTCAACTGTATTAGCCAACAGCTGCTCAAAGACATCTCAATCTTGTGCTGGCACTTCAGATGTTAATTTCTCAGATGTTTCGTCTAGAAACAAGCTTTCTAAGATTAATATCTTGTCTAGCTTGGCTTGGATTGGCAAAGGATTACTTATGAGAGGAGACGAGAAAGTGAAGGACATTTCAATGTTTCTTCTTAAGATCCTATTCTCAGATGAGATTTTGTCTACAGTTCCATCCCACCAGGAAGAACCTTATGGCGGTGATTCATCAGATACTTCTCTTGCAATATCTGCAGCTAGTGCATTCCATGTGATGATGAGTGATTCAGAAATGTGTCTAAATAAAAAATTTCATGCAAGAATAAAACCATTATACAAGCAGCGTTTCTTCTCAATAATGATGCCGATCTTCCTCtccaaaattaaagaaacaactgTGGTCACGACAAAGTAAGTATCAGTGTTCCTGTTATTTTATTCATTTATATATTTTACTGATTACTGCTTGCTTTTGCAGTCACACAATTCTCACAAGTTATTCTGCTCCAGTGCATCATTGCTGTTCCCCGTTATATTATGCTTTTCTCCTTAGTGGTATTCTTTTTTTAAGTTTGAGGACATATTGAAATCTCTTCTGTTCTGGAATGCTGATGAGGGGCTTACATGCATTTATTAGCGATTTGATCTGTTTATAAAATGCCAAGTGACATCTGTATCTCTTGCATTAGACGTGTTACGGCCGTAGATCTGGATGGCCCTAATCCAACCAGCCTGGCATCAGCCAGCCGATAGGCAGCAGTGGGAGCACAACTGATAGAAGGGGCTGTCCCTACACTAATAGATCAAAATATTCTTCTTGCCTGATTAGATTGGTATATCTCTTCTCCTTAAACCGAGAGGCTTACTTTGTTTGACCAAGAAAACTGTAGGGGAAGCCCCTGAGAGGCTTACTTGACCCCTAACCCTAAGCAAGAGACCCTTATCGCTAATTAACCGTAACCCTAATGGGCCACATTTTACTGAAGCTGGCCCAGTAGGCCCACCGACTGCCCATTTCACATGTTAGTGAAAGAAGTGGCACTGACATCATCTCTGATACTCATACGCTAATTTAACAAAAAAAAGTGCCGACAACCTAAAACGAACTGAATTGCCATGGATTTAGAAGTGGCGCAATTCATTGTGCCATTCATATTTTGGGAAAGCATTCAATCGAGAAAACCACATAACACCATCTTCCTTGCACAATGTAAAAAGGAAGTGATTTTCCTTGCACGTAGCATCATTATTAGATGATATGGTAGAACAATTGGTTGCTATTGCATCTTGATGGCTATTTTATACGTTTTATTTACTAATTTAAGAACTGCTTGTGTATTGTTAGCTTGCCCAATTATAATCTCTTAAAATGATAGAATCCTTATCAATTGCAGATTGGCACTATACCGAGCTTTTGGGCATATCATTTCCAATGCTCCAGTACCAGCAGTTATAACTGAAGCACACCAGGTTACAGCTCTTTTGATTATGATATACATATGTCCATGTAATATTAGCATTCACAGTCAAATTAACTTATTATTCCCCATCTTGCAGATTTTACTCGTGATGGTTGATAGCTTAGCTAAATTAAGTATGGATGTTGGGGATAAGGATCTGGTGTACAGTTTGTTACTTGTCTTCTCTGGAATGTTGATGGATGAAAAAGGTTGGACCATTTTTATTGTTTTGTTCTTACATTCTCACCAACTTTTAGTTTGTAGGTAATAGGTTGTGGCCTCCAGATGGATAAATTACTTTTGTGCTCTTTGATATTGTCCTTCAAGACATTGATCTAATGCAATGCATTTGATCTTGTCATTAACTTCTTTTTTTTTTTGCTAACCAGGCAAAGAGTGCATTCTGGACAACATCCAAATCACAATCAGCGTTCTTACTGAACTTGTTTCCTATCCTCACATGATGGTGACCCTACTGCTATTTTTATTAATCCATCCATACTAACTGTACCTCTGTTACATGTGCGAGTTAGTATGTCAGTTTAACAACCTTTTCCCCTTAGGTTGTGCGGGAGACAGCATTACAATGTTTAGTAGCCTTTTCGACGTTTCCTCACTCAAAGATTTATCCTGTGCGGCGAAAGGTTAGTTTTCTATGCGCTACTAGGGATTCAGGGTATCCTTCCTAGCGTGGCTGACCGCTGTTACATTTTCGCATCAGTAACCAATCTGCCCTTACTAAAAAGAACTCACCAGACTGACCGTTCATCCAGGTTGTGCAGGCAGCAGTCAGGGCTCTCGACGATAAGAAACGGGCTGTTCGTCGAGTGGCTGTCCGATGCCGGCACACATGGTGCGTACATTTTATAATTTTCGAATCAGCTGCACGTTTGTAGTTTTTGAAGTAAACAGCTTTCCCCTTGCCTTAATGAGCATCCCTCCAACATATGCAGGCAGTCCTTCACTTAAGGGGAGTCTCTTTCGGTGGTGTCAGGTAGTCGGGGGAGGCAAGCACAAAAAACTGGTCTTACTGGGCGATCCTGTTGGGAGTCGATGAGTGTACATGGTCGGTTTGCATGCTCCACTGTTGTGGTTGTTTCAACTTGAGGTTTGAGCATTTCATAGGCTATTCACCTTTCTGTGCGGACAGGATCTAGAGCTGTCATTGTAAGGTGAGAGATACTGGGAGCGGGGTCTGCTGACGAGTTTATGTTCGAGACCTGGTCTTTGGATCAgctgctgccaagttccagatgtTCGAAGTTCTCCGAAGAGCCATGGGGCCATGGGGAGGAATGTCCCTGGAAATTGGCCCTCAGTCTGGGTTGCCAGCTCTTGTGCCCTTTTCTTTTCCTTGATCCTGGACATTGCCTTGTGTGTCTGATACAGATCAGAAAACTGATGCAGGATCGCTTGGGAGTTGGGAATGTAACCTAAAGTCCCAGTATTCTTGGCCTCCCGATGTTGGAGAATTCAAGCATGCTGGCATGCGTGCGTTTGTGCCAACAGTTTTTAGTTTGCTTTCATGTTTCAACCAGGCTCTGCCGCTCAGAACGTGTCGAGTATACTTTCCAGTTGGCCAGATCGTGTCAGGTTGTGCAGTACGTAGAAATTTGTCATCCCATACAGATTTGTGGCCTTCCTGGACTGCGCAGTACTGCTACGCTGGAAAACGCTGCGATAGCCGTGCCCCGCGGAATCCACATCTCTCGGTCGATTGTGTAATGCGAAGTATGCAACAGAGTTAGGTGGCATTTCTTCATGACAATTATTCTCGCCTCTTGTGTCGAAGAGTGGgtttgaaaaagaaaagaatagaGATAGATGGTGTTTGGTCGCGCTGACCTCGACAAGCCCATAGCGCGTGAGCAGGGATGGAAACGAGCCGGGCTCGGTGCCTGAGGGCTCGACATTGGCTCGTGAGAGTCATATTCTGATACTTATTGTTGTATTATTTAGTAAATTAATATTATATAAATTTGAAATATAGAATCATCTTTTAACATTATGAGTAATTTAAATTATAAATTGTAATATATTCGTTATCAAAGACTAAAAAATAAGCTAGTATCTATAAAGTTATctaatatttattattattttataaatTGATCAATTTTGTAAGGCTCGCTACAGAAAATTTTGTAAGGCTCGCTACAGaaacgagctggctcggctcgcgAGTCGCTCCAAGTTTGAGCTGGCTTGCGAGGCTTGAGCTTATATTCCAGCCCTACCCGTGAGCACGAGGCAGCCTGAAGCCCAGAACGTGTAAAGCATCAGGGTTGGACCAGACTGAGACAGACAATGACAGCTTCTGTGCAGTTTGCAGAGGGAAATTCGGAAAACGAACTGGATGTAATCATTTATTATTGTGCCATTATACGGTCCTTCACTTGATCACTTATGTACTGATTTTTTTTTTCAGAGAACTTCAGAATGCATAAATTTCGTAGAATTTTTTTCAGAGAACTTCAGTCTGACGGTGGTAGTCGGAGAAACGGAGTATTTTGGGTTCCGCAGTTCGGACGGTGTATAGGGCAGGCGGTAGGTGGCCCGTTTTATACGGTTCTCCAGTGGTTCACAATTCTATTCTTGGCAGACAACAGCCCACATGTTGTTTTCAGCTTTCAGCTGATACAACGTGGTGGGCAGGCAAATGAGGATCATAAAGCAGACGGCTCTCCATACTCCCATGCAAGGTTCATTTGTTCGCGATCCAACTACGTATCAAGACTCTGACCGAACCGAGTCAAGCCGAATAAGACCATACTAGTAGAAAGGCAACGCGGGTAGCTATATACAACTCTATTCTTGGAACTGGAATTCTGGGTACCGGAGCTTAACCACGGGAGCATTCAGGCACCGACTCGTAGATAGACAGGATGAGAGCAGAGCGCCTAGTCGGCTGCCCTGAAGAGGGTCATCAGGGACAGGAAGAGGTTGATAACGTCCAGGTACAGTGAGACTGCGGCCCAGACGTACTGGTCGTACGTGTAGCGCTTGATGATGTTGTTTGTGTCGTAGACGATGTACCCGCTGAAGATGAGCGACGccagcccgccgtagatcatctgGGAGAGCTTGCCCAGTGGGAACAGGATCTGCATTTGGCAGCAACAAGGGTCACCCCCCCATCAGCATCGATTGAAAAAAATTATATATATGTAAATACTATCACATCACATATAGAACACAGTGATGCTTCAGAGATAGATCTCTCGCCTGGATGAGTGCGAACACAAGCAGCACTATGATGGCGGCGAACAGGAAAGGACCCAGGAAGCTGAAGTCTTTGCCCCTATTCACGGCCCAGAAAGTGTATGCGGTAAGGCTGAGCACGACCACTGTTGTCAGAATTGCAGACTCCAGAATGACCTTGCCTGTTCACACACCAGAATATATTAGCAATCGCTAGACCTTATATTATTATAGTATTCAACTAGAACTAAAAGCAGCGTAAAGACAGAGTTAAAAAGAGTGATTATGAATGCCAGCTACAAGGCTTAGATTTTAtcccgacacatgtttttgtataTATCTAATAAATGGACAAAAGGCAACCAGGAAATAGCTGAACTGCGATATATTGCAAGTATTTCCTAAATTGTTAAGTACTCCAGAAGAGATAAAATTTTATTTCAATTTTCAGGCATCATTGTGAAGTTGTACAATACAAAGTATCTTCATGTAGTCTGGACATCCAATAAAAAATATGTGTGTTAAATCTAGAAATTAAAAAGAGAGTGTGCATAATTCAGTGTCCTAATTATTGGTAAAAAAGATACAGatgcaaaagaggaagaaaaaaaaATCAACTACCACATCATGCACCAGCTGTTGTCAGCGCACATGCCAGTGACAGACAGATCATAAAGGTCCCAAAAACAAAGATGGGTTCACAAAGACAGTTTATAATGACTTGGCATCAACTAAATCAAATACCAAATGATCTCAACCCAGCTGGGGATGACCAAAAAGTAAGAGTAGCTTTTATATGAAGCATCTCTCTTAGTGCACAGCCTATAACAATATAATATTCTGTAAAAAAATCCAAGtattctttttctcgaaagcgcaaaATCCAAGTATTCTGTTACTGATTTCCAACTGAGCCCCTAACCAAAACAGTAATCTCAAAAATTGTGGCTAAGAAGCAGTTATTATCATGGACAAATACCTGCCAGATTCATATCTCCGTTAATATCAGAGCCATGCAACACTTGTTCCAACCAATACTTTAAGGTAGTTCAAAAGAACACAACCCAACAAAAGATCAACATCACAATGAAGGAAgtcgaatgtaattttgcattgcCAAATATGTTTGCATTGGATATGTGACATGCATAAAAGCAAGGGGCTCAGATAAGCATAACATAAAGCCACCAAACCTACAACTTGGCTCTACACAAAGAGTAGGCAAATGCATCCCTTGGCATCCAACCAAGACAAGTTCCTGCAAATTCCTCAGCAATCACACAAAAACTCCTCGAAAAACTAGCATGGTCCTTCAGAAACAGTATATATGCTGATAAGTGATGTTGCTAATTCAAATACTTGTGAAGGAAAAGATATTGCTATTTTTACAGAGAAAGGCACACAAAGGAGTTATTATTAGCATGGAGAAATATATTGAACCTACCACTACATGTAACTACGTACCTTGCAAAAAGGAAGAAAATAGAGCCAGAAAAGATAGTGAATAACTTATCAAGTGGCATGTTTCGACCAATATTTTATTAAACCCAATGAATAACGATTCGCTGTTTGCAAGTTCTTAAGCCACAATCCAGTCAAAGGTCAACATCGCAATAAGGAAAAGGACAGGCAAGAGGTGTTTGTATTATAAATGACCAATTCCACAAGATGGTGATATTCCAATTGCTTCTGACTCAGACAAGCATATCATAAAGCCACTAACAACTACAACTTGGTCGTACAGATAGACTAGCCAAATGCGCACATGGGTTGCCATCACATGCTACTTGAGTTTTCTCTATAATCTttaccacccccccccccccccccccaaaaaaaaaaaaCTCTCCCCAAAAGCATCCTGCTATGGCATACTACACGCCAGTTGCATTGCACAACCCAAAAGTGAATTCCACATTGCCAGAACAATCTGCGCCTGACGTGATATTGCTAATTTAGGCAAGCCAGTGAATAAAGCAATTGAGACAAGCATAACACATAACCATCAAACACCTACAAATTTGGCTGTGCACATCACATAGGCTGCCAGGGCAAGTTCCCAGAAATTTCTGTGTAACCATGGCATGGCATTTTAAACTGATGCTGCCGATTTAGACAAGCAGGCACACAAAGCAGCCATGGGAGATGGTAGCCAAAACAACTGAACAATGAAGCCACAAAGACAAAGATGGTTACCACTGGTGAAGGCACATGTCATGCCCACAGCAAAGCTGATGGCAACGGTGAAGAGGCCGAGCAGGATCAGGTTGACTGGGTGCTTCTCGTGGTAGAAGTACAGCGGGCACAGCACTGCACACCGAAGAAAATTGAACGGCCATGTTCAGCCTTGAATCATCAATCCAAGTAATTAGACACCCAGTTCAATCCAAATAACACGCAATTAggacaggtgggggtggggggaaGGGCCCTTCTGCTAAACACAAAAAAAAAACACGGTTGACAACCCACCCACCGAAAAACACTCTTGCCACAACGCCACGGTACCTAAACGTGCACGGATGAGATCACGCAAGGCTCCTCCAGTTTCACATTGACAGAGGCCCTCCAAACTTTACCTAATCGGCCAACAACACCTCGCAGAATTTCGCTGCCAGGACTAGCAGGCTTCGCAGTATTAGGACACGGGCATCAGAATCTGATTCTAACTGCAACCTTGAAGCAATGCACAGAATATATTCGACAGAATTACAGAAATACCGTCTCGATTCTCCAACCCCAACTGCCTCCCCGTGCACCCGATCGGAAAAAGAGAACCCCCAAAAAAATAATTCAGGAGTTACCAGTTGATCGAACTCTAACCACACCGAATGCTGCGATTCAAATATCGCAACCGCAATCCACATCCAAATTGTTAACAGCGATCGACAAGCACCCGGCAGTCGGCATTTTGCGGAAGAGAAGCGAAGTGTTCGCATGAACACCCTTCGTTCGAACCCCTACTCTAGTGCTTCCCCCCACCGATCCGAACGAGAGAGAGAGAATCCTCGGAGTAACAACTAAAGCCAGAGAGGGAGATGGATGGTTGAGGGCGGCTGCGGACTCACCGataaaggggaggatgatgaggaagatGTAGAGGCCGAGGCCGGCGCTGGTGGTGGTGAAGAAGTGCGGGATGGCGCGGACCTTGACGACGACTGCGGCGACGACGGCGGTGAGGagcagctggagggagagaaTGACGTAGATCTTGCGGATGAGCGCCCAGCGCAGCTCGGGGCTCTCCTGCATCCCCGGGTAGAGCTGGCGCGCGCCGCCCGTGGCGGCGGCGCCCGATGTCCCCGCCTCGAC contains these protein-coding regions:
- the LOC100217039 gene encoding MMS19 nucleotide excision repair protein homolog isoform X2, producing MLSFHVVEVVMKLFPDPSGLAAQFAGDVFEILSKYFPVYFTHGVGNGLDTTREDLSRALMHAFCSTQYFEPFVIPLLLDKLSSSLPLAKIDSLKYLDKCIRFYGADRMVRHASAVWYKLKEVIFNLSSDQLLISEALNCLKTAIMYTDSSDKDLFINLILLDEDIVNKIHSVSSVEKTILSSLEDLAQLHALGSVISILAESSTYFCTRVLQEHFAHLVDIVGTKADYESWQLNNCNGSSSAPVNYGALYLSVQLLSSCREVALVSYEDFSSVKLAKGSWWLILQKKLEQLIHLLRSIFAIASQSMQPNFRQEYVSCAVKGLLTLATFPEQCSPLPANAYEDILLMFTSIIINKFENLDLWRLSLKALASIGSSIAKFHASEREVVYYRTVVDKIVSLAESYDTSMPLGLRLEASYEVGTAGLNYMLRVAKSLEVAVVTNISESEANGRMECADHVAHLFECYSNRVLPWLLASGGVNELALSFALHLLDETEDLTVLDRISSQGLLDSLMTGMKLLVGVCTEEQQSLIVQKAHSTISSMLSLPMELMTDRLLPVDELVPLHSVSETALISMFSSIIIGLRPQTPVPDMMVMIKLFTVFLLNGKMPAAYALASIFNKYLHNPEFSHENQMDKILDDILERCFSTVLANSCSKTSQSCAGTSDVNFSDVSSRNKLSKINILSSLAWIGKGLLMRGDEKVKDISMFLLKILFSDEILSTVPSHQEEPYGGDSSDTSLAISAASAFHVMMSDSEMCLNKKFHARIKPLYKQRFFSIMMPIFLSKIKETTVVTTKLALYRAFGHIISNAPVPAVITEAHQILLVMVDSLAKLSMDVGDKDLVYSLLLVFSGMLMDEKGKECILDNIQITISVLTELVSYPHMMVVRETALQCLVAFSTFPHSKIYPVRRKVVQAAVRALDDKKRAVRRVAVRCRHTWQSFT